A window of Mucilaginibacter paludis DSM 18603 contains these coding sequences:
- a CDS encoding tetratricopeptide repeat protein, whose amino-acid sequence MVKAKYFIPFLFILFITRVKAQENQSFEIYRTFHAAVDLFDKGAYVAAAEQFRMVEKSRLMPSSQPEFESQLSLLKENCQYYEAVCALELGNDDAENMLLKFIKEHPENPFTKVAYFQIGKSYYKQGNYILAIVWFDKVQAGELSGSANTEYKFRKGYAYFMTGNFKNAQLLFSEVKNKKSPYTEDAIYYFAYIAYLNKDYSIALVNFEKLKNSKKYESSYPYYITAVYFLDKRYDDVLNYAIPIIKSTHQQYETELLRLIAASYFAKADFPDAMKYYTRFQDHDLGKTQNNQDTYQIGYASYKVADYQKAIKELEKLVDQTDIYSQSGSYTLGDVFIKVKNKQSARNAFFVASKLDFDPQLKEDALYEYSKLSYELDFNSQALESTRLYLKNYPRSAKLNEVKTLLAEELLNSHNYKEAIEILEPLPNKTASAKEAYQKVTYYRGLEFYNERAFENAIGVFLRSLQNPVDPKITVLTTYWMAEAMYEVRKYGESVETFEKFLDMPEAQSTPVYNYANYALAYAAFGDEQYKKAATYFERFLAAEQLDKNSINDAITRTADSYFVMKNYGKAMDYYDRIINGHEKGEDYALFQRGMIQGLQGALDSKINTLNSVLSQFPNSNYADDSAFEIAYAYFMKGNGDKAISDLLAMIAKYPRSSYIPRALVTIGLVNYNAGKDDLAVESFKQVVKDYPSTDEAKQALKQIEKIYTDKGDAQTFITYAATTPIGNYTTAQQESIMYTAANNLYLKGDWQGTVNAVNGYFDKFPKPIYDKQSKFIRAQSLVSLNRGDEAVNDYNYILNDWTSAYTEKSLISMSRLFMAQKKYNEAVVYLKRLETNSEYKADYNFAVNNLLLCYSEMEMPDDALKYVNLVRENIQSSEEDKFKSSLYAGKAYLQKADTTTALKELNDVVANTKTIAAAEAEYNIAKVQYLKRSYKTSQKTCFDLINKLASYDYWVAKAYLLLADNYTAQKDTFQAKATLQSIIDNYKADDDILPAAKQKLANLSPASDGQKDNKENKQ is encoded by the coding sequence ATGGTCAAAGCAAAATACTTTATACCGTTTCTGTTTATCTTATTCATTACCAGGGTTAAGGCGCAGGAAAATCAGTCTTTCGAAATATATCGTACCTTCCATGCCGCGGTAGACCTGTTTGACAAAGGGGCCTACGTAGCTGCTGCCGAACAATTTCGCATGGTTGAAAAATCGAGACTTATGCCTTCCAGTCAACCCGAGTTTGAGTCACAATTATCGCTTCTTAAAGAGAACTGCCAATACTACGAGGCCGTTTGCGCGCTGGAGTTAGGCAACGATGATGCCGAAAATATGCTTTTGAAATTTATTAAGGAGCACCCCGAAAACCCGTTTACCAAGGTAGCCTATTTCCAGATCGGTAAATCATACTATAAACAAGGCAACTATATTTTAGCCATTGTATGGTTTGATAAAGTACAGGCGGGCGAATTGAGCGGAAGCGCCAATACTGAATACAAGTTTCGTAAGGGCTACGCTTATTTTATGACTGGTAATTTTAAAAATGCCCAATTGCTGTTTAGCGAGGTTAAAAACAAAAAATCGCCCTATACAGAAGACGCTATTTATTACTTTGCCTATATAGCCTATCTGAATAAAGACTATAGCATTGCCCTGGTTAATTTTGAGAAGCTTAAAAACTCAAAAAAATACGAATCCAGCTACCCTTATTATATCACAGCAGTTTACTTTTTAGATAAACGTTATGATGATGTGTTGAACTATGCTATTCCGATTATCAAAAGTACGCATCAGCAGTACGAAACTGAATTATTGCGGCTCATTGCTGCATCGTATTTTGCGAAAGCCGATTTTCCTGATGCGATGAAGTATTACACCCGTTTCCAGGATCATGATCTGGGTAAAACGCAAAATAACCAGGATACTTACCAAATAGGGTATGCAAGTTATAAGGTAGCAGATTATCAAAAGGCCATTAAAGAGCTGGAGAAACTGGTAGATCAGACAGATATTTACAGCCAGAGCGGCAGTTATACCCTGGGCGATGTTTTTATCAAGGTTAAAAACAAGCAGAGCGCCCGTAATGCATTTTTTGTTGCATCGAAACTTGATTTTGATCCTCAGCTGAAAGAAGATGCGCTATACGAATATTCAAAGCTGTCGTACGAGCTTGATTTTAATAGCCAGGCTTTAGAATCAACCCGGCTTTACTTAAAAAACTATCCGCGCTCAGCCAAACTGAACGAGGTGAAAACCTTGTTGGCCGAGGAACTCCTTAACTCGCATAATTATAAGGAGGCTATCGAAATATTGGAGCCGCTACCTAATAAAACCGCCAGTGCCAAGGAGGCATACCAGAAAGTAACCTACTACCGCGGCCTTGAGTTTTATAACGAGCGGGCTTTTGAAAATGCCATAGGTGTTTTTCTTCGCTCTCTGCAAAACCCCGTTGACCCTAAGATTACCGTACTTACTACCTATTGGATGGCCGAAGCCATGTACGAGGTTCGTAAATACGGAGAGTCGGTAGAAACCTTCGAGAAGTTTTTGGATATGCCCGAGGCGCAGTCAACACCGGTTTATAATTATGCCAATTACGCACTGGCTTATGCGGCCTTTGGCGATGAGCAGTATAAAAAGGCTGCAACTTATTTTGAGCGCTTTTTAGCGGCTGAGCAATTGGATAAAAATAGCATTAATGATGCGATAACCCGTACTGCTGACAGCTATTTTGTAATGAAAAATTACGGGAAGGCAATGGATTATTACGACCGGATTATTAACGGGCACGAAAAAGGCGAAGACTATGCTTTATTTCAGCGTGGCATGATCCAGGGTTTGCAGGGTGCTTTAGATAGCAAAATCAATACTTTAAACAGTGTATTGAGCCAGTTTCCCAATTCAAATTATGCAGATGATTCGGCTTTTGAGATTGCCTATGCTTATTTTATGAAGGGCAACGGCGATAAGGCTATCTCTGATCTGTTAGCCATGATTGCCAAGTATCCGCGCAGTAGTTATATACCGAGGGCTTTAGTTACCATTGGTTTGGTCAATTATAACGCAGGTAAAGATGATCTGGCTGTCGAATCATTTAAGCAGGTTGTTAAAGATTATCCGTCCACCGATGAGGCTAAGCAGGCTTTAAAGCAAATTGAAAAAATATATACCGATAAGGGCGATGCACAAACCTTTATAACCTACGCGGCTACCACACCGATAGGCAATTATACCACGGCCCAGCAGGAAAGCATTATGTACACCGCCGCCAACAACCTTTATTTAAAAGGCGACTGGCAGGGTACGGTAAATGCGGTGAACGGTTATTTTGACAAATTTCCGAAGCCCATTTATGATAAGCAGTCTAAATTTATCCGCGCACAAAGTTTGGTTAGCCTAAACCGGGGCGACGAGGCCGTTAACGATTATAATTATATCCTGAACGATTGGACGAGTGCTTACACGGAAAAATCGCTGATCAGCATGTCGCGTTTATTTATGGCGCAAAAAAAATACAACGAGGCTGTGGTGTATTTAAAACGACTGGAAACCAACTCCGAATATAAGGCCGATTATAATTTTGCGGTTAATAACCTGTTGCTTTGCTACTCGGAGATGGAAATGCCCGACGATGCGCTTAAATATGTAAACTTAGTACGCGAGAATATCCAGAGCAGTGAGGAGGATAAATTTAAATCGAGCTTGTATGCCGGTAAAGCTTACCTGCAAAAAGCCGATACTACCACCGCTTTAAAAGAGTTGAATGATGTGGTAGCCAATACCAAAACGATAGCTGCGGCCGAGGCCGAGTATAACATAGCCAAAGTACAGTATTTAAAAAGGAGCTACAAAACATCGCAGAAAACCTGTTTCGATCTGATCAACAAGCTGGCCAGTTATGATTACTGGGTTGCTAAAGCTTATCTGCTACTTGCCGATAACTACACTGCGCAAAAAGATACCTTCCAGGCTAAGGCAACCTTGCAGAGCATTATTGATAATTACAAGGCCGACGATGATATTTTGCCTGCGGCTAAACAGAAGCTGGCTAATTTATCTCCGGCAAGTGATGGACAGAAAGACAATAAAGAAAACAAGCAATGA
- a CDS encoding IS4 family transposase, whose translation MSSELFEPTVLDGLARKTEAIQRKRKVGGKELLDMALFDGDQSFNGMSMQLMRRDGLDISKQALHQRHHSNMTKFVQAVFEQLIAVELPQEQTQGLEIRIKDSTRFALPEVIAETFPGTKGSGMKAGASVQFEFEIKSGKSDIKVTPANANDQGESHLDKASIQPGVLYMRDLGYTHLSYMNNINKVKAFFINKLCPKTTIYLLKDDQYQKLELSKLQGITGVFDQQVYIGADKMPVRIIIEPVSEELKARRIANTEKYNKKKGSTTSKGFKERAGFNFIVTNLVSEKYSAELIQKLYHLRWQIELVFKAWKSFLKIHTFPKGSSDRITSILYSKLIWAVLSWKICMAIGKIGQISVLKVHRLIASTKEELRAQLLGICSKWLALLEKLNLKHLSKEHRKHRLKIEEIVISI comes from the coding sequence ATGAGTTCGGAACTATTTGAACCAACGGTGTTAGATGGCCTGGCCCGTAAAACAGAGGCTATACAACGCAAACGAAAAGTGGGAGGCAAGGAACTATTGGATATGGCGTTATTTGATGGAGATCAATCGTTTAACGGCATGAGTATGCAGTTAATGCGGAGGGATGGGCTTGATATTTCGAAGCAGGCATTGCATCAAAGACATCACAGCAATATGACAAAGTTTGTACAAGCCGTTTTTGAGCAATTAATAGCAGTTGAGTTACCGCAAGAGCAAACACAGGGCTTGGAGATCCGTATCAAAGATTCTACCCGTTTCGCGTTGCCGGAAGTTATTGCAGAGACATTCCCCGGAACAAAAGGAAGTGGGATGAAAGCGGGAGCATCTGTACAATTTGAATTTGAAATCAAAAGTGGTAAAAGCGATATCAAAGTAACTCCGGCCAACGCAAATGACCAGGGTGAGAGTCATCTGGACAAGGCATCAATTCAGCCGGGGGTATTATATATGAGAGATCTGGGTTACACTCACTTGAGTTATATGAACAATATTAACAAAGTCAAAGCTTTCTTTATTAATAAATTATGTCCGAAAACAACGATTTATCTATTAAAGGACGACCAATACCAAAAGTTAGAGTTGTCGAAACTACAAGGCATAACCGGCGTATTTGATCAACAGGTATATATCGGAGCTGATAAGATGCCGGTAAGGATAATAATAGAACCGGTAAGTGAAGAGCTCAAGGCAAGGCGGATAGCCAATACTGAAAAGTACAATAAAAAGAAAGGCAGTACCACCAGTAAGGGATTCAAAGAGCGGGCAGGGTTTAACTTTATTGTTACCAACCTGGTGAGCGAAAAATATAGCGCTGAATTGATCCAAAAGTTATATCACCTGCGATGGCAGATAGAATTGGTTTTTAAAGCATGGAAGTCGTTTTTAAAGATACACACGTTCCCCAAAGGAAGTTCGGATCGTATAACCAGTATATTATACAGTAAGTTGATCTGGGCAGTTTTGAGTTGGAAAATATGCATGGCTATCGGTAAGATAGGTCAAATTAGTGTTTTAAAGGTGCATCGACTAATCGCTTCTACGAAAGAAGAATTGCGAGCGCAGCTTTTAGGGATATGCTCAAAGTGGTTAGCTCTGTTGGAGAAATTAAACTTAAAGCACCTTTCAAAAGAGCACAGAAAACATAGGTTAAAAATAGAAGAAATTGTAATAAGTATTTGA
- the dacB gene encoding D-alanyl-D-alanine carboxypeptidase/D-alanyl-D-alanine endopeptidase → MKRLLIFSFCLAGGFSFAQVLPQKLQAAFNRLQQDSQSRYASVSLTVLDAKTGEQIFAVNPNMGLAPASTLKTVTSITAFNLLGKDFQYTTTLQYSGQIDPYGTLNGDLLIKGSGDPTLGSMRYAAAKEGNILSLWVTAIRKAGIKKINGRVIGDDSAFGSQSIPDGWIWQDVGNYYGAGTSGLCWRENQFDVKLKTGKVGTAVGVVKEQPAVPYLDFKSELMNGEAGTGDKSYAYLPVLNNVVYLRGTYAIDQSKKSISVAYPDPAYDVAFRLLDTLKSLGVDVVMGAESARSVAAKKQALPAGGVVLVNYTSPRLSQIIYWLNQRSINLYAEQLLKTLAYQSGKPVSTANGVAVVQAFWKQRGIDVNSLNIADGSGLSPGDRITTQTLARILQSAKKEAWFPDFYESLPVYNNMKMKSGSINNVLTYSGYQTTKGGREVCFSIMVNNYNGTTSGIKQKMFQVLDELK, encoded by the coding sequence ATGAAGAGATTATTAATATTTAGTTTTTGCCTTGCGGGCGGGTTTTCATTCGCCCAGGTACTGCCCCAAAAGCTTCAGGCGGCATTTAACCGCTTACAGCAGGATAGCCAGAGCCGCTATGCATCGGTATCGTTAACCGTACTGGATGCCAAAACCGGCGAACAGATCTTCGCTGTAAATCCCAATATGGGTTTAGCCCCCGCCTCAACTTTAAAAACGGTTACTTCAATTACCGCCTTTAATTTATTGGGGAAGGATTTTCAATACACTACCACCCTGCAATACAGCGGGCAGATTGACCCTTACGGCACCCTGAACGGCGACCTGCTGATTAAAGGCAGCGGCGATCCAACCCTGGGGAGCATGCGTTACGCGGCGGCTAAAGAGGGCAATATCCTGAGCTTGTGGGTAACGGCCATCCGCAAAGCGGGAATTAAAAAAATAAACGGGCGCGTTATTGGCGACGATTCGGCTTTTGGCAGCCAGTCCATACCGGATGGCTGGATCTGGCAGGATGTAGGCAATTATTACGGCGCGGGTACGTCGGGGCTTTGCTGGCGCGAAAACCAGTTTGATGTTAAACTAAAAACGGGCAAAGTTGGCACCGCCGTAGGCGTTGTAAAAGAACAGCCTGCCGTACCTTATCTTGATTTTAAAAGCGAGCTAATGAACGGTGAAGCCGGAACGGGCGATAAATCTTATGCCTATTTACCGGTGTTGAACAACGTGGTATACCTGCGTGGTACTTACGCTATCGATCAGAGTAAGAAAAGCATCTCGGTAGCCTATCCTGATCCGGCTTATGATGTAGCCTTCCGTTTGCTGGATACATTAAAAAGCTTAGGTGTTGATGTTGTAATGGGGGCAGAATCGGCCCGGTCGGTCGCGGCAAAAAAACAGGCCTTGCCTGCCGGCGGCGTGGTGCTGGTTAATTACACCTCGCCGCGTTTAAGCCAGATTATTTATTGGCTCAATCAGCGCAGTATCAACCTGTATGCCGAGCAATTGTTAAAAACATTGGCCTACCAGTCGGGCAAGCCGGTATCAACGGCAAACGGCGTAGCGGTAGTGCAGGCGTTTTGGAAACAGCGTGGCATCGACGTTAACTCCTTAAATATAGCAGATGGCAGCGGCCTTTCGCCCGGCGACAGGATAACCACACAAACCCTGGCCCGTATTTTACAATCTGCCAAAAAAGAAGCCTGGTTCCCTGATTTTTACGAAAGCCTGCCCGTTTACAACAACATGAAAATGAAGAGCGGCAGCATTAACAATGTATTAACCTACTCAGGTTACCAAACTACCAAAGGCGGTCGCGAGGTCTGTTTTTCCATCATGGTGAATAATTATAACGGCACCACATCGGGCATTAAGCAAAAAATGTTTCAGGTTTTGGATGAGTTGAAGTGA
- a CDS encoding APC family permease, with protein MIENQAQPQELKRELGLLDGTMLVVGSMIGSGIFIVSADITRNVGSAGWLIVVWLITGFMTLTAAVSYGELSAMFPKAGGQYVYLKEAYNKLIAFLYGWSFFAVIQTGTIAAVGVAFSKFAAYIFPQLSEDLVLFSIGSFKISHAQGVSIIVIVLLTFINTRGVKSGKLIQTTFTLTKLLSLFGLIIFGFVALKGDVWHANWSNAWHIHQLNKDGSVMDHTVAAALGAIAASMVGSIFSSDAWNNVTFIAGEMRNPKRNIGLSLFLGTLTVTLIYVLADVVYTGVLPLHEIATAEKDRVAVAASQVIFGSAGTVIIAVMIMISTFGCNNGLIMAGARVYYTMAKDGLFFKRTGTLNKFAVPEFGLWIQCAVASILCLSGRYGDLLDMISFVVVIFYVLTIAGIYILRIKRPDAERPYKAFGYPVLPAIYILMGLAFCTLLIIYKPQFTWPGLIIVLIGIPIYYISKHYIKDEEIINI; from the coding sequence ATGATAGAAAACCAGGCCCAACCACAAGAATTAAAACGCGAACTCGGCTTGCTGGACGGTACTATGCTTGTGGTAGGATCGATGATAGGCTCCGGTATTTTTATTGTGAGCGCCGATATTACCCGTAATGTGGGTTCGGCGGGCTGGCTGATTGTGGTTTGGCTGATCACCGGGTTTATGACGCTGACTGCCGCCGTAAGCTATGGTGAGTTAAGCGCCATGTTCCCTAAAGCTGGTGGGCAGTATGTATATTTAAAAGAGGCCTATAATAAGCTGATTGCATTTTTGTACGGCTGGAGTTTTTTTGCTGTGATACAAACGGGGACTATTGCGGCGGTAGGCGTGGCATTCTCCAAATTTGCGGCGTATATTTTTCCGCAATTAAGCGAGGATCTGGTGTTGTTTTCGATAGGCTCATTCAAAATCTCGCACGCGCAGGGTGTTTCAATTATTGTTATTGTGCTGCTCACTTTCATTAATACGCGCGGCGTTAAAAGCGGCAAGCTTATTCAAACCACCTTTACCTTAACAAAACTGCTCAGTTTGTTCGGGCTCATTATTTTTGGTTTTGTAGCCCTTAAGGGCGATGTATGGCATGCCAACTGGAGCAATGCCTGGCATATCCACCAGTTAAATAAGGATGGCAGCGTAATGGATCATACGGTAGCCGCCGCTTTGGGTGCCATAGCCGCCTCGATGGTAGGCTCTATATTTAGCAGTGATGCCTGGAACAACGTTACCTTTATAGCTGGCGAAATGCGTAACCCCAAGCGCAACATTGGCCTCAGCTTGTTTTTGGGTACCTTAACCGTAACGCTTATTTATGTATTGGCCGATGTGGTATATACCGGCGTATTGCCGCTGCACGAGATTGCCACCGCCGAAAAAGACCGGGTTGCCGTAGCCGCTTCGCAGGTAATTTTCGGCAGCGCGGGCACTGTTATTATTGCCGTGATGATCATGATCTCTACCTTCGGTTGCAATAACGGCTTAATTATGGCCGGTGCCAGGGTGTATTATACCATGGCCAAGGATGGTTTGTTTTTTAAACGTACAGGTACTTTGAATAAATTTGCCGTGCCCGAATTTGGTTTGTGGATACAATGTGCGGTGGCATCTATACTTTGCCTGAGTGGTAGATATGGCGATCTGTTGGATATGATATCGTTTGTAGTAGTTATATTTTACGTACTCACTATTGCGGGCATTTATATTTTGAGAATTAAGCGCCCTGATGCTGAGCGCCCCTATAAAGCATTTGGCTACCCTGTATTGCCTGCCATTTATATTTTAATGGGCTTAGCTTTTTGTACCTTGCTGATTATTTATAAACCGCAGTTTACCTGGCCTGGGCTTATCATTGTTTTAATTGGGATCCCCATTTATTACATATCGAAACATTATATTAAGGATGAAGAGATTATTAATATTTAG
- a CDS encoding response regulator, whose amino-acid sequence MTPNHNEDINILIADDNADILLSLKSLLERDGLYIFTTTSPHRAVQICNEHDISIALFDVKMPEISGYELLELVKKNPLTKHTMVIMITGLSMHSSDVVEGLNMGAVDYLFKPLDLHITIAKVNSLINLVNYQRQIKRQNIELEKSRQELSEAVEQTQKIREAKEIFLANMSHEIRTPLTSIIGLNHLLKQSPLNADQQELIKLMEYSSQSLLTLVNDILESAKIDAGKITINRAETNIINLVQTICNLSSPIAKEKGLALSCHFDTDLPSAILADSLRLNQILLNIINNAIKFTTEGGVEVTLKAIQKEPNRVLLQFIITDTGIGISQSGISKLFNRFEQAEVKTWEKFGGTGLGLSIVKRISELKGGELTVLSTPGQGTTFTFTNWYTLTNSEKTDASVVNTKPTLSKLSGIKILLVEDNPINQFITTRILNEWDIHVDTAVNGLAALENLASNHYHLILMDTHMPVMDGYEATRKIRTEMPASKRDTPIIAFSASVIESEIKEAQNAGANDFISKPFEPLTLHSKIVNLLATKQLA is encoded by the coding sequence ATGACCCCTAACCACAACGAAGATATCAATATCTTAATAGCCGATGACAATGCAGATATCCTACTCTCTTTAAAATCTTTGTTAGAAAGGGACGGCCTTTACATTTTTACTACTACATCTCCACATCGGGCTGTGCAAATATGCAACGAACATGATATTTCAATTGCCCTTTTTGATGTAAAAATGCCGGAGATAAGCGGCTATGAGCTGTTGGAACTCGTCAAAAAAAATCCGCTTACAAAGCATACCATGGTGATTATGATAACAGGCCTTTCTATGCACTCAAGCGACGTGGTTGAGGGGCTGAACATGGGCGCTGTTGATTATTTATTTAAGCCGCTCGACTTGCATATCACCATCGCCAAGGTTAATTCGCTCATTAACCTGGTTAACTATCAACGACAAATTAAAAGACAGAATATCGAATTGGAAAAATCCAGGCAGGAGTTATCCGAAGCCGTGGAGCAAACCCAAAAAATCCGGGAGGCAAAAGAAATTTTTCTGGCTAACATGAGTCATGAAATCAGGACGCCTTTAACCTCTATTATCGGCTTAAACCATCTGCTTAAACAGTCGCCCCTTAATGCAGATCAACAGGAGCTGATTAAGCTCATGGAATACTCATCCCAATCGCTGCTGACCCTGGTTAATGATATCCTGGAAAGTGCTAAAATTGATGCAGGCAAAATCACCATCAACCGGGCGGAAACAAACATTATCAATTTAGTGCAAACCATTTGCAACTTAAGCAGTCCCATAGCAAAAGAAAAGGGTTTAGCACTTAGCTGCCATTTTGATACGGATTTACCGTCCGCTATATTAGCCGACTCTTTACGGCTCAATCAGATTTTGCTCAATATCATTAACAACGCCATCAAATTTACAACTGAAGGGGGTGTTGAGGTTACGCTCAAAGCTATCCAAAAAGAGCCCAACAGGGTATTGCTGCAGTTTATAATAACAGATACGGGCATCGGCATTTCGCAATCGGGTATCAGCAAACTATTTAACCGTTTTGAACAGGCCGAAGTTAAAACATGGGAAAAATTTGGCGGCACAGGGCTCGGCCTTTCCATTGTAAAAAGAATAAGTGAGTTAAAAGGAGGCGAATTAACCGTATTAAGCACTCCGGGCCAGGGAACTACTTTTACTTTTACCAACTGGTACACTTTAACAAATTCCGAAAAAACAGATGCGTCCGTTGTAAACACCAAACCTACGCTTTCCAAATTAAGTGGCATTAAAATTCTGTTGGTTGAGGATAATCCCATCAACCAATTTATTACCACCCGCATTTTAAACGAATGGGATATCCATGTTGATACTGCAGTAAACGGTTTGGCAGCGCTCGAAAATTTAGCAAGCAACCACTATCACTTAATCCTGATGGATACCCACATGCCGGTAATGGATGGTTACGAAGCCACACGTAAAATACGTACCGAGATGCCGGCTTCAAAAAGAGATACGCCCATTATCGCATTTTCGGCGTCGGTTATTGAATCTGAAATAAAAGAGGCCCAAAATGCAGGCGCAAACGATTTTATCAGTAAACCCTTTGAGCCGTTAACCTTACATAGCAAGATCGTTAACCTGTTAGCAACTAAACAATTGGCTTAG
- a CDS encoding type II toxin-antitoxin system RelE/ParE family toxin has protein sequence MNKEQKYRTILFYKNYFQEFFVKQREKVQDKIIWTLNLIEAQQKIPETYLKHLENTEGLYEIRVQQGSDIFRIFCFFDQGQLVVLANGFQKKAQKTPKQEIERALKIKEEYGNEEK, from the coding sequence GTGAATAAGGAGCAAAAATACCGGACGATCCTTTTTTATAAAAACTACTTCCAGGAGTTCTTTGTAAAGCAACGGGAAAAGGTGCAGGATAAGATAATCTGGACTTTAAACCTAATAGAAGCCCAGCAAAAAATACCTGAAACCTATCTTAAACACCTGGAAAATACAGAAGGCCTGTATGAAATCAGGGTGCAGCAGGGCAGCGATATATTTCGTATATTTTGCTTTTTTGACCAGGGCCAGTTAGTGGTTTTAGCAAACGGGTTTCAAAAGAAAGCCCAAAAAACACCGAAGCAGGAAATTGAAAGAGCGCTTAAAATAAAAGAGGAATATGGAAACGAAGAAAAGTAA
- a CDS encoding helix-turn-helix domain-containing protein, with protein sequence METKKSNVITLEEFKDKNYGKPGTARRDKLDAGYENFKIGAMIHEARLEKGLTQEELAEKVGTTKSYISKIENNIKEVRFSTLKKIVETGLGGHLELSIKL encoded by the coding sequence ATGGAAACGAAGAAAAGTAACGTGATAACGTTGGAAGAATTTAAGGATAAAAACTATGGGAAGCCCGGCACAGCAAGACGAGACAAGCTTGATGCAGGTTACGAAAACTTCAAGATCGGCGCTATGATACACGAGGCCCGGCTTGAAAAAGGATTAACCCAGGAGGAACTGGCAGAAAAAGTTGGTACTACCAAGTCTTATATCTCTAAGATAGAAAATAATATAAAGGAGGTACGTTTTTCAACCCTAAAAAAAATCGTTGAAACCGGGTTAGGCGGACATTTAGAACTTTCCATTAAATTATAA